In Blautia wexlerae DSM 19850, a single window of DNA contains:
- a CDS encoding LytR/AlgR family response regulator transcription factor, producing MIRIMILDDDEMYLKKEKDITEQYFAEKNVDCTVTIYQNVEWFLLGLNEEKFDMYILDIRMPGENGIEAAREIRRLYPDPVIIFITNFVDYAIEAYEVNTYRYIPKECLKEKLPQAYDALLPGIMEKEERYYIINKRNEVEKLAYSDIFYMKKEGKYVIFVHRRGEVKIRASLSTVEKELNSKEFIISDRGYLANIQHVMKMKGRDLYMRDGNIITVGRERFKGVREAILNYWGV from the coding sequence ATGATAAGAATAATGATTCTGGATGATGACGAAATGTATCTGAAAAAAGAAAAGGATATCACAGAACAGTATTTTGCAGAGAAAAACGTAGATTGCACGGTAACGATATACCAGAATGTGGAATGGTTTCTGCTGGGATTGAATGAAGAAAAATTCGATATGTATATTCTGGATATCCGGATGCCTGGAGAAAACGGAATAGAGGCAGCGAGGGAAATTCGCAGACTTTATCCGGATCCGGTTATTATATTTATTACAAATTTTGTGGATTATGCAATAGAAGCATATGAGGTAAACACCTATCGTTATATCCCCAAAGAGTGTCTGAAGGAAAAACTTCCGCAGGCTTATGATGCGCTTCTTCCTGGAATTATGGAGAAAGAAGAGCGGTACTATATCATAAATAAAAGAAATGAAGTTGAAAAACTGGCATATTCTGATATTTTCTATATGAAAAAAGAAGGAAAATATGTCATTTTTGTGCACAGGCGTGGGGAAGTAAAGATCAGAGCAAGTCTGTCAACAGTAGAAAAGGAACTGAATTCAAAAGAATTTATTATATCTGACAGAGGATATCTTGCAAACATCCAACATGTGATGAAGATGAAAGGAAGGGATCTTTATATGCGGGACGGTAATATTATTACAGTTGGCAGAGAAAGATTCAAAGGTGTCAGAGAAGCAATTCTGAATTACTGGGGGGTATGA